The following proteins are encoded in a genomic region of Populus trichocarpa isolate Nisqually-1 chromosome 13, P.trichocarpa_v4.1, whole genome shotgun sequence:
- the LOC7465204 gene encoding uncharacterized protein LOC7465204 isoform X6 encodes MATETAPSHQTPTSDHESIENKVTEEVKPVEPETVSLAGKPEEEDLQPNELASQPTLLDKSEAVEDKEVEPPAVVVKKIDGVPAINVPVDDKKELEKDSISDSHTPSVPALVADVVNGEPVAPAIHSVLKEAEEQQLSTSVEELLQEKPKMVDVPVSLDEAIAKTEEPSKVLPIKESEPIEAKDSEDSAVSKEVDKVESIIPEVEVKLEEQSEVGKQVEEPKTEAATKQPKEPLEVLPVKSEAVAVKDSEDSQLVSKEDDKPESEEQSEVIKVEPKEKSVEVIAETQEPVEALPTKELEAVQVKDIDDSQELFKEADKVGTIVPELREVKLESEVTEHVEKTDEQSVEAIKETQDSSEVHPIKESEAVPLKDIDDLVAVPGVDKPQPVIPEADKPEPVVLEVEVKQEEQSEVTQQIEKPESVVPETEVKLEEQSEVTKLDEKTKEQEVEVKPEGQFVIRKQVEQSEVAEQIKKPELVIPEIEVKLEEQSEVTKLHEKTEEHEVEVKPEGQSVIREQVEQSEVAEQIEKPESVIPEIEVKLEGQSELTKLDEKTEEQEVEVKPDGQSVIRKQAEQSEVAEQIEKPESVIPETEVKLEEQSEVSKLDEKTEEHEVEVKPEGQYEVSEQVEIKSTDEKRGQVAAITQVAQAEIKEDGGKSSLPEIIQKAGPEAEGTDLAEASLKEIVVEAEKGREEKEARTIKAEGEKIASDTVKEELAQPIKVEEVSNAASNAKITEKSFEGEKTVESVEPALENKKEEIPAIDETHKDGTIEGKLDEATTVVSEPVKESQDSVSEAKEEEETAKTNEENSEQEKVDEIAKSDTQNLEYSTQDAEDAKESQDLPREVPAKPTQKHSNNILTRVKQSLVKAKKAIIGKSPTPKTVSSDSKGDVKVNN; translated from the exons ATGGCTACTGAGACTGCACCATCACATCAAACTCCTACTTCTGATCATGAG TCAATTGAGAACAAGGTGACCGAAGAAGTAAAGCCTGTAGAACCTGAAACTGTTTCCCTAGCCGGGAAACCTGAAGAAGAAGACCTCCAACCTAATGAACTAGCAAGTCAACCAACCCTGTTAGATAAATCAGAAGCAGTGGAAGATAAGGAGGTCGAGCCTCCAGCAGTTGTGGTTAAGAAGATTGATGGTGTTCCTGCTATCAATGTTCCAGTAGATGATAAAAAAGAGTTGGAAAAGGATTCTATTTCTGACTCACACACACCTAGTGTTCCGGCTCTGGTGGCCGATGTTGTTAATGGCGAACCAGTTGCTCCAGCTATACATTCTGTTTTGAAAGAAGCAGAAGAGCAACAATTATCAACATCCGTGGAGGAATTGCTACAGGAAAAACCAAAGATGGTTGATGTTCCAGTATCACTAGATGAAGCTATTGCAAAAACAGAGGAGCCATCAAAAGTTCTTCCTATCAAAGAGTCCGAACCAATTGAGGCAAAAGACAGTGAAGATTCAGCAGTGTCTAAAGAAGTTGACAAAGTGGAATCAATAATTCCTGAAGTTGAAGTGAAACTAGAGGAGCAATCAGAAGTTGGTAAACAAGTTGaagagccaaaaacagaagcaGCAACTAAGCAACCAAAGGAACCTTTGGAAGTTCTTCCTGTCAAATCAGAAGCAGTTGCGGTAAAAGATAGTGAAGATTCACAACTAGTGTCCAAAGAAGATGATAAGCCAGAATCAGAAGAACAATCCGAAGTCATTAAAGTTGAACCCAAAGAAAAATCAGTTGAAGTAATTGCCGAAACACAGGAGCCAGTGGAAGCTCTTCCTACCAAAGAATTGGAAGCAGTTCAAGTAAAAGATATTGACGACTCACAAGAATTGTTTAAAGAAGCTGATAAAGTAGGAACAATAGTTCCTGAACTCAGGGAAGTGAAACTAGAGTCTGAAGTCACTGAACATGTAGAAAAAACCGACGAACAATCTGTTGAGGCAATTAAGGAAACACAGGATTCATCGGAAGTTCATCCAATCAAAGAATCAGAAGCAGTTCCATTAAAAGATATTGATGATCTAGTAGCAGTGCCTGGAGTTGATAAACCACAACCAGTAATTCCTGAAGCTGATAAACCTGAACCAGTAGTTCTTGAAGTTGAGGTTAAACAAGAGGAACAATCTGAAGTCActcaacaaattgaaaaaccaGAATCAGTGGTTCCTGAGACTGAGGTGAAACTGGAGGAACAATCTGAAGTCACCAAActagatgaaaaaacaaaggaacaAGAAGTTGAGGTGAAACCCGAGGGACAATTTGTAATCAGAAAACAGGTGGAACAATCTGAAGTCgctgaacaaattaaaaaaccagaATTAGTGATTCCCGAGATTGAGGTGAAACTGGAGGAACAATCTGAAGTCACCAAACTACATGAAAAAACAGAAGAACATGAAGTTGAGGTGAAACCTGAGGGACAATCTGTAATTAGAGAACAGGTGGAACAATCTGAAGTCGctgaacaaattgaaaaaccaGAATCAGTGATTCCTGAGATTGAG GTGAAACTAGAGGGACAATCTGAACTCACCAAACTAGATGAAAAAACAGAGGAACAAGAAGTTGAGGTGAAACCTGACGGACAATCTGTAATCAGAAAACAGGCAGAACAATCTGAAGTCGctgaacaaattgaaaaaccaGAATCAGTGATTCCTGAGACTGAGGTGAAACTGGAGGAACAATCTGAAGTCTCCAAACTAGATGAAAAAACAGAGGAACATGAAGTTGAGGTGAAACCTGAGGGACAATATGAAGTTAGTGAACAGGTTGAGATTAAGTCAACAGATGAAAAGCGAGGACAAGTTGCTGCAATCACTCAGGTAGCTCAAGCTGAGATTAAAGAGGATGGAggaaaatcttctcttcctgaAATCATACAAAAAGCTGGTCCAGAGGCTGAAGGGACTGATTTGGCTGAAGCGTCATTGAAAGAGATTGTGGTAGAAGCGGAAAAGGgtagagaagagaaagaggcaAGGACAATAAAAGCAGAGGGCGAGAAAATAGCAAGTGATACAGTAAAAGAGGAACTAGCTCAGCCCATCAAAGTGGAAGAGGTCAGCAATGCTGCTTCAAACGCCAAAATCACTGAAAAATCGTTTGAGGGAGAGAAAACAGTTGAAAGTGTTGAACCAGCtttagaaaacaagaaagaggaGATACCTGCAATAGATGAAACCCACAAAGATGGGACCATAGAGGGAAAGCTGGATGAAGCCACTACAGTTGTCAGTGAACCAGTCAAAGAATCCCAAGATTCTGTGTcagaagcaaaagaagaagaagaaactgcAAAAACCAACGAAGAGAACTCTGAGCAGGAAAAGGTTGACGAGATTGCCAAATCTGACACGCAGAATTTAGAGTATTCTACCCAGGATGCTGAAGACGCAAAAGAATCACAGGATCTGCCAAGAGAAGTTCCAGCCAAGCCTACTCAAAAGCATTCAAACAACATTTTAACAAGGGTAAAGCAATCACTTGTAAAGGCAAAGAAAGCTATTATCGGGAAATCGCCAACTCCAAAAACCGTCTCCTCTGATAGCAAGGGTGATGTTAAAGTCAATAATTGA
- the LOC7465204 gene encoding uncharacterized protein LOC7465204 isoform X10 → MATETAPSHQTPTSDHESIENKVTEEVKPVEPETVSLAGKPEEEDLQPNELASQPTLLDKSEAVEDKEVEPPAVVVKKIDGVPAINVPVDDKKELEKDSISDSHTPSVPALVADVVNGEPVAPAIHSVLKEAEEQQLSTSVEELLQEKPKMVDVPVSLDEAIAKTEEPSKVLPIKESEPIEAKDSEDSAVSKEVDKVESIIPEVEVKLEEQSEVGKQVEEPKTEAATKQPKEPLEVLPVKSEAVAVKDSEDSQLVSKEDDKPESEEQSEVIKVEPKEKSVEVIAETQEPVEALPTKELEAVQVKDIDDSQELFKEADKVGTIVPELREVKLESEVTEHVEKTDEQSVEAIKETQDSSEVHPIKESEAVPLKDIDDLVAVPGVDKPQPVIPEADKPEPVVLEVEVKQEEQSEVTQQIEKPESVVPETEVKLEEQSEVTKLDEKTKEQEVEVKPEGQFVIRKQVEQSEVAEQIKKPELVIPEIEVKLEEQSEVTKLHEKTEEHEVEVKPEGQSVIREQVEQSEVAEQIEKPESVIPEIEVKLEEQSEVSKLDEKTEEHEVEVKPEGQYEVSEQVEIKSTDEKRGQVAAITQVAQAEIKEDGGKSSLPEIIQKAGPEAEGTDLAEASLKEIVVEAEKGREEKEARTIKAEGEKIASDTVKEELAQPIKVEEVSNAASNAKITEKSFEGEKTVESVEPALENKKEEIPAIDETHKDGTIEGKLDEATTVVSEPVKESQDSVSEAKEEEETAKTNEENSEQEKVDEIAKSDTQNLEYSTQDAEDAKESQDLPREVPAKPTQKHSNNILTRVKQSLVKAKKAIIGKSPTPKTVSSDSKGDVKVNN, encoded by the exons ATGGCTACTGAGACTGCACCATCACATCAAACTCCTACTTCTGATCATGAG TCAATTGAGAACAAGGTGACCGAAGAAGTAAAGCCTGTAGAACCTGAAACTGTTTCCCTAGCCGGGAAACCTGAAGAAGAAGACCTCCAACCTAATGAACTAGCAAGTCAACCAACCCTGTTAGATAAATCAGAAGCAGTGGAAGATAAGGAGGTCGAGCCTCCAGCAGTTGTGGTTAAGAAGATTGATGGTGTTCCTGCTATCAATGTTCCAGTAGATGATAAAAAAGAGTTGGAAAAGGATTCTATTTCTGACTCACACACACCTAGTGTTCCGGCTCTGGTGGCCGATGTTGTTAATGGCGAACCAGTTGCTCCAGCTATACATTCTGTTTTGAAAGAAGCAGAAGAGCAACAATTATCAACATCCGTGGAGGAATTGCTACAGGAAAAACCAAAGATGGTTGATGTTCCAGTATCACTAGATGAAGCTATTGCAAAAACAGAGGAGCCATCAAAAGTTCTTCCTATCAAAGAGTCCGAACCAATTGAGGCAAAAGACAGTGAAGATTCAGCAGTGTCTAAAGAAGTTGACAAAGTGGAATCAATAATTCCTGAAGTTGAAGTGAAACTAGAGGAGCAATCAGAAGTTGGTAAACAAGTTGaagagccaaaaacagaagcaGCAACTAAGCAACCAAAGGAACCTTTGGAAGTTCTTCCTGTCAAATCAGAAGCAGTTGCGGTAAAAGATAGTGAAGATTCACAACTAGTGTCCAAAGAAGATGATAAGCCAGAATCAGAAGAACAATCCGAAGTCATTAAAGTTGAACCCAAAGAAAAATCAGTTGAAGTAATTGCCGAAACACAGGAGCCAGTGGAAGCTCTTCCTACCAAAGAATTGGAAGCAGTTCAAGTAAAAGATATTGACGACTCACAAGAATTGTTTAAAGAAGCTGATAAAGTAGGAACAATAGTTCCTGAACTCAGGGAAGTGAAACTAGAGTCTGAAGTCACTGAACATGTAGAAAAAACCGACGAACAATCTGTTGAGGCAATTAAGGAAACACAGGATTCATCGGAAGTTCATCCAATCAAAGAATCAGAAGCAGTTCCATTAAAAGATATTGATGATCTAGTAGCAGTGCCTGGAGTTGATAAACCACAACCAGTAATTCCTGAAGCTGATAAACCTGAACCAGTAGTTCTTGAAGTTGAGGTTAAACAAGAGGAACAATCTGAAGTCActcaacaaattgaaaaaccaGAATCAGTGGTTCCTGAGACTGAGGTGAAACTGGAGGAACAATCTGAAGTCACCAAActagatgaaaaaacaaaggaacaAGAAGTTGAGGTGAAACCCGAGGGACAATTTGTAATCAGAAAACAGGTGGAACAATCTGAAGTCgctgaacaaattaaaaaaccagaATTAGTGATTCCCGAGATTGAGGTGAAACTGGAGGAACAATCTGAAGTCACCAAACTACATGAAAAAACAGAAGAACATGAAGTTGAGGTGAAACCTGAGGGACAATCTGTAATTAGAGAACAGGTGGAACAATCTGAAGTCGctgaacaaattgaaaaaccaGAATCAGTGATTCCTGAGATTGAG GTGAAACTGGAGGAACAATCTGAAGTCTCCAAACTAGATGAAAAAACAGAGGAACATGAAGTTGAGGTGAAACCTGAGGGACAATATGAAGTTAGTGAACAGGTTGAGATTAAGTCAACAGATGAAAAGCGAGGACAAGTTGCTGCAATCACTCAGGTAGCTCAAGCTGAGATTAAAGAGGATGGAggaaaatcttctcttcctgaAATCATACAAAAAGCTGGTCCAGAGGCTGAAGGGACTGATTTGGCTGAAGCGTCATTGAAAGAGATTGTGGTAGAAGCGGAAAAGGgtagagaagagaaagaggcaAGGACAATAAAAGCAGAGGGCGAGAAAATAGCAAGTGATACAGTAAAAGAGGAACTAGCTCAGCCCATCAAAGTGGAAGAGGTCAGCAATGCTGCTTCAAACGCCAAAATCACTGAAAAATCGTTTGAGGGAGAGAAAACAGTTGAAAGTGTTGAACCAGCtttagaaaacaagaaagaggaGATACCTGCAATAGATGAAACCCACAAAGATGGGACCATAGAGGGAAAGCTGGATGAAGCCACTACAGTTGTCAGTGAACCAGTCAAAGAATCCCAAGATTCTGTGTcagaagcaaaagaagaagaagaaactgcAAAAACCAACGAAGAGAACTCTGAGCAGGAAAAGGTTGACGAGATTGCCAAATCTGACACGCAGAATTTAGAGTATTCTACCCAGGATGCTGAAGACGCAAAAGAATCACAGGATCTGCCAAGAGAAGTTCCAGCCAAGCCTACTCAAAAGCATTCAAACAACATTTTAACAAGGGTAAAGCAATCACTTGTAAAGGCAAAGAAAGCTATTATCGGGAAATCGCCAACTCCAAAAACCGTCTCCTCTGATAGCAAGGGTGATGTTAAAGTCAATAATTGA
- the LOC7465204 gene encoding uncharacterized protein LOC7465204 isoform X5: MATETAPSHQTPTSDHESIENKVTEEVKPVEPETVSLAGKPEEEDLQPNELASQPTLLDKSEAVEDKEVEPPAVVVKKIDGVPAINVPVDDKKELEKDSISDSHTPSVPALVADVVNGEPVAPAIHSVLKEAEEQQLSTSVEELLQEKPKMVDVPVSLDEAIAKTEEPSKVLPIKESEPIEAKDSEDSAVSKEVDKVESIIPEVEVKLEEQSEVGKQVEEPKTEAATKQPKEPLEVLPVKSEAVAVKDSEDSQLVSKEDDKPESEEQSEVIKVEPKEKSVEVIAETQEPVEALPTKELEAVQVKDIDDSQELFKEADKVGTIVPELREVKLESEVTEHVEKTDEQSVEAIKETQDSSEVHPIKESEAVPLKDIDDLVAVPGVDKPQPVIPEADKPEPVVLEVEVKQEEQSEVTQQIEKPESVVPETEVKLEEQSEVTKLDEKTKEQEVEVKPEGQFVIRKQVEQSEVAEQIKKPELVIPEIEVKLEEQSEVTKLHEKTEEHEVEVKPEGQSVIREQVEQSEVAEQIEKPESVIPEIEVKLEEQSEVTKLDEKTEEHEVEVKPDGQSVIRKQAEQSEVAEQIEKPESVIPETEVKLEEQSEVSKLDEKTEEHEVEVKPEGQYEVSEQVEIKSTDEKRGQVAAITQVAQAEIKEDGGKSSLPEIIQKAGPEAEGTDLAEASLKEIVVEAEKGREEKEARTIKAEGEKIASDTVKEELAQPIKVEEVSNAASNAKITEKSFEGEKTVESVEPALENKKEEIPAIDETHKDGTIEGKLDEATTVVSEPVKESQDSVSEAKEEEETAKTNEENSEQEKVDEIAKSDTQNLEYSTQDAEDAKESQDLPREVPAKPTQKHSNNILTRVKQSLVKAKKAIIGKSPTPKTVSSDSKGDVKVNN; the protein is encoded by the exons ATGGCTACTGAGACTGCACCATCACATCAAACTCCTACTTCTGATCATGAG TCAATTGAGAACAAGGTGACCGAAGAAGTAAAGCCTGTAGAACCTGAAACTGTTTCCCTAGCCGGGAAACCTGAAGAAGAAGACCTCCAACCTAATGAACTAGCAAGTCAACCAACCCTGTTAGATAAATCAGAAGCAGTGGAAGATAAGGAGGTCGAGCCTCCAGCAGTTGTGGTTAAGAAGATTGATGGTGTTCCTGCTATCAATGTTCCAGTAGATGATAAAAAAGAGTTGGAAAAGGATTCTATTTCTGACTCACACACACCTAGTGTTCCGGCTCTGGTGGCCGATGTTGTTAATGGCGAACCAGTTGCTCCAGCTATACATTCTGTTTTGAAAGAAGCAGAAGAGCAACAATTATCAACATCCGTGGAGGAATTGCTACAGGAAAAACCAAAGATGGTTGATGTTCCAGTATCACTAGATGAAGCTATTGCAAAAACAGAGGAGCCATCAAAAGTTCTTCCTATCAAAGAGTCCGAACCAATTGAGGCAAAAGACAGTGAAGATTCAGCAGTGTCTAAAGAAGTTGACAAAGTGGAATCAATAATTCCTGAAGTTGAAGTGAAACTAGAGGAGCAATCAGAAGTTGGTAAACAAGTTGaagagccaaaaacagaagcaGCAACTAAGCAACCAAAGGAACCTTTGGAAGTTCTTCCTGTCAAATCAGAAGCAGTTGCGGTAAAAGATAGTGAAGATTCACAACTAGTGTCCAAAGAAGATGATAAGCCAGAATCAGAAGAACAATCCGAAGTCATTAAAGTTGAACCCAAAGAAAAATCAGTTGAAGTAATTGCCGAAACACAGGAGCCAGTGGAAGCTCTTCCTACCAAAGAATTGGAAGCAGTTCAAGTAAAAGATATTGACGACTCACAAGAATTGTTTAAAGAAGCTGATAAAGTAGGAACAATAGTTCCTGAACTCAGGGAAGTGAAACTAGAGTCTGAAGTCACTGAACATGTAGAAAAAACCGACGAACAATCTGTTGAGGCAATTAAGGAAACACAGGATTCATCGGAAGTTCATCCAATCAAAGAATCAGAAGCAGTTCCATTAAAAGATATTGATGATCTAGTAGCAGTGCCTGGAGTTGATAAACCACAACCAGTAATTCCTGAAGCTGATAAACCTGAACCAGTAGTTCTTGAAGTTGAGGTTAAACAAGAGGAACAATCTGAAGTCActcaacaaattgaaaaaccaGAATCAGTGGTTCCTGAGACTGAGGTGAAACTGGAGGAACAATCTGAAGTCACCAAActagatgaaaaaacaaaggaacaAGAAGTTGAGGTGAAACCCGAGGGACAATTTGTAATCAGAAAACAGGTGGAACAATCTGAAGTCgctgaacaaattaaaaaaccagaATTAGTGATTCCCGAGATTGAGGTGAAACTGGAGGAACAATCTGAAGTCACCAAACTACATGAAAAAACAGAAGAACATGAAGTTGAGGTGAAACCTGAGGGACAATCTGTAATTAGAGAACAGGTGGAACAATCTGAAGTCGctgaacaaattgaaaaaccaGAATCAGTGATTCCTGAGATTGAGGTGAAACTGGAGGAACAATCTGAAGTCACCAAACTAGATGAAAAAACAGAAGAACATGAAGTTGAG GTGAAACCTGACGGACAATCTGTAATCAGAAAACAGGCAGAACAATCTGAAGTCGctgaacaaattgaaaaaccaGAATCAGTGATTCCTGAGACTGAGGTGAAACTGGAGGAACAATCTGAAGTCTCCAAACTAGATGAAAAAACAGAGGAACATGAAGTTGAGGTGAAACCTGAGGGACAATATGAAGTTAGTGAACAGGTTGAGATTAAGTCAACAGATGAAAAGCGAGGACAAGTTGCTGCAATCACTCAGGTAGCTCAAGCTGAGATTAAAGAGGATGGAggaaaatcttctcttcctgaAATCATACAAAAAGCTGGTCCAGAGGCTGAAGGGACTGATTTGGCTGAAGCGTCATTGAAAGAGATTGTGGTAGAAGCGGAAAAGGgtagagaagagaaagaggcaAGGACAATAAAAGCAGAGGGCGAGAAAATAGCAAGTGATACAGTAAAAGAGGAACTAGCTCAGCCCATCAAAGTGGAAGAGGTCAGCAATGCTGCTTCAAACGCCAAAATCACTGAAAAATCGTTTGAGGGAGAGAAAACAGTTGAAAGTGTTGAACCAGCtttagaaaacaagaaagaggaGATACCTGCAATAGATGAAACCCACAAAGATGGGACCATAGAGGGAAAGCTGGATGAAGCCACTACAGTTGTCAGTGAACCAGTCAAAGAATCCCAAGATTCTGTGTcagaagcaaaagaagaagaagaaactgcAAAAACCAACGAAGAGAACTCTGAGCAGGAAAAGGTTGACGAGATTGCCAAATCTGACACGCAGAATTTAGAGTATTCTACCCAGGATGCTGAAGACGCAAAAGAATCACAGGATCTGCCAAGAGAAGTTCCAGCCAAGCCTACTCAAAAGCATTCAAACAACATTTTAACAAGGGTAAAGCAATCACTTGTAAAGGCAAAGAAAGCTATTATCGGGAAATCGCCAACTCCAAAAACCGTCTCCTCTGATAGCAAGGGTGATGTTAAAGTCAATAATTGA
- the LOC7465204 gene encoding uncharacterized protein LOC7465204 isoform X13 yields MATETAPSHQTPTSDHESIENKVTEEVKPVEPETVSLAGKPEEEDLQPNELASQPTLLDKSEAVEDKEVEPPAVVVKKIDGVPAINVPVDDKKELEKDSISDSHTPSVPALVADVVNGEPVAPAIHSVLKEAEEQQLSTSVEELLQEKPKMVDVPVSLDEAIAKTEEPSKVLPIKESEPIEAKDSEDSAVSKEVDKVESIIPEVEVKLEEQSEVGKQVEEPKTEAATKQPKEPLEVLPVKSEAVAVKDSEDSQLVSKEDDKPESEEQSEVIKVEPKEKSVEVIAETQEPVEALPTKELEAVQVKDIDDSQELFKEADKVGTIVPELREVKLESEVTEHVEKTDEQSVEAIKETQDSSEVHPIKESEAVPLKDIDDLVAVPGVDKPQPVIPEADKPEPVVLEVEVKQEEQSEVTQQIEKPESVVPETEVKLEEQSEVTKLDEKTKEQEVEVKLEEQSEVTKLDEKTEEHEVEVKPDGQSVIRKQAEQSEVAEQIEKPESVIPETEVKLEEQSEVSKLDEKTEEHEVEVKPEGQYEVSEQVEIKSTDEKRGQVAAITQVAQAEIKEDGGKSSLPEIIQKAGPEAEGTDLAEASLKEIVVEAEKGREEKEARTIKAEGEKIASDTVKEELAQPIKVEEVSNAASNAKITEKSFEGEKTVESVEPALENKKEEIPAIDETHKDGTIEGKLDEATTVVSEPVKESQDSVSEAKEEEETAKTNEENSEQEKVDEIAKSDTQNLEYSTQDAEDAKESQDLPREVPAKPTQKHSNNILTRVKQSLVKAKKAIIGKSPTPKTVSSDSKGDVKVNN; encoded by the exons ATGGCTACTGAGACTGCACCATCACATCAAACTCCTACTTCTGATCATGAG TCAATTGAGAACAAGGTGACCGAAGAAGTAAAGCCTGTAGAACCTGAAACTGTTTCCCTAGCCGGGAAACCTGAAGAAGAAGACCTCCAACCTAATGAACTAGCAAGTCAACCAACCCTGTTAGATAAATCAGAAGCAGTGGAAGATAAGGAGGTCGAGCCTCCAGCAGTTGTGGTTAAGAAGATTGATGGTGTTCCTGCTATCAATGTTCCAGTAGATGATAAAAAAGAGTTGGAAAAGGATTCTATTTCTGACTCACACACACCTAGTGTTCCGGCTCTGGTGGCCGATGTTGTTAATGGCGAACCAGTTGCTCCAGCTATACATTCTGTTTTGAAAGAAGCAGAAGAGCAACAATTATCAACATCCGTGGAGGAATTGCTACAGGAAAAACCAAAGATGGTTGATGTTCCAGTATCACTAGATGAAGCTATTGCAAAAACAGAGGAGCCATCAAAAGTTCTTCCTATCAAAGAGTCCGAACCAATTGAGGCAAAAGACAGTGAAGATTCAGCAGTGTCTAAAGAAGTTGACAAAGTGGAATCAATAATTCCTGAAGTTGAAGTGAAACTAGAGGAGCAATCAGAAGTTGGTAAACAAGTTGaagagccaaaaacagaagcaGCAACTAAGCAACCAAAGGAACCTTTGGAAGTTCTTCCTGTCAAATCAGAAGCAGTTGCGGTAAAAGATAGTGAAGATTCACAACTAGTGTCCAAAGAAGATGATAAGCCAGAATCAGAAGAACAATCCGAAGTCATTAAAGTTGAACCCAAAGAAAAATCAGTTGAAGTAATTGCCGAAACACAGGAGCCAGTGGAAGCTCTTCCTACCAAAGAATTGGAAGCAGTTCAAGTAAAAGATATTGACGACTCACAAGAATTGTTTAAAGAAGCTGATAAAGTAGGAACAATAGTTCCTGAACTCAGGGAAGTGAAACTAGAGTCTGAAGTCACTGAACATGTAGAAAAAACCGACGAACAATCTGTTGAGGCAATTAAGGAAACACAGGATTCATCGGAAGTTCATCCAATCAAAGAATCAGAAGCAGTTCCATTAAAAGATATTGATGATCTAGTAGCAGTGCCTGGAGTTGATAAACCACAACCAGTAATTCCTGAAGCTGATAAACCTGAACCAGTAGTTCTTGAAGTTGAGGTTAAACAAGAGGAACAATCTGAAGTCActcaacaaattgaaaaaccaGAATCAGTGGTTCCTGAGACTGAGGTGAAACTGGAGGAACAATCTGAAGTCACCAAActagatgaaaaaacaaaggaacaAGAAGTTGAG GTGAAACTGGAGGAACAATCTGAAGTCACCAAACTAGATGAAAAAACAGAAGAACATGAAGTTGAG GTGAAACCTGACGGACAATCTGTAATCAGAAAACAGGCAGAACAATCTGAAGTCGctgaacaaattgaaaaaccaGAATCAGTGATTCCTGAGACTGAGGTGAAACTGGAGGAACAATCTGAAGTCTCCAAACTAGATGAAAAAACAGAGGAACATGAAGTTGAGGTGAAACCTGAGGGACAATATGAAGTTAGTGAACAGGTTGAGATTAAGTCAACAGATGAAAAGCGAGGACAAGTTGCTGCAATCACTCAGGTAGCTCAAGCTGAGATTAAAGAGGATGGAggaaaatcttctcttcctgaAATCATACAAAAAGCTGGTCCAGAGGCTGAAGGGACTGATTTGGCTGAAGCGTCATTGAAAGAGATTGTGGTAGAAGCGGAAAAGGgtagagaagagaaagaggcaAGGACAATAAAAGCAGAGGGCGAGAAAATAGCAAGTGATACAGTAAAAGAGGAACTAGCTCAGCCCATCAAAGTGGAAGAGGTCAGCAATGCTGCTTCAAACGCCAAAATCACTGAAAAATCGTTTGAGGGAGAGAAAACAGTTGAAAGTGTTGAACCAGCtttagaaaacaagaaagaggaGATACCTGCAATAGATGAAACCCACAAAGATGGGACCATAGAGGGAAAGCTGGATGAAGCCACTACAGTTGTCAGTGAACCAGTCAAAGAATCCCAAGATTCTGTGTcagaagcaaaagaagaagaagaaactgcAAAAACCAACGAAGAGAACTCTGAGCAGGAAAAGGTTGACGAGATTGCCAAATCTGACACGCAGAATTTAGAGTATTCTACCCAGGATGCTGAAGACGCAAAAGAATCACAGGATCTGCCAAGAGAAGTTCCAGCCAAGCCTACTCAAAAGCATTCAAACAACATTTTAACAAGGGTAAAGCAATCACTTGTAAAGGCAAAGAAAGCTATTATCGGGAAATCGCCAACTCCAAAAACCGTCTCCTCTGATAGCAAGGGTGATGTTAAAGTCAATAATTGA